A window of the Isosphaera pallida ATCC 43644 genome harbors these coding sequences:
- a CDS encoding Fur family transcriptional regulator, translating into MSYPSSLTLARSSGSSVAPAEVGSDPRPPVHHDIELQPLQVDKSPEEKFREFLAIRGEKLTAPRRALVRHVFNAHKHFDADELTAELQERGEKVSRSTVYRTLRLLVEAGLLRELRLTNRTAYEHDYGYPSHDHLHCSECGTIVEFSNEDIRNLREAISRSHGFRASGHKFIITGICEACRRLRNNRRRPII; encoded by the coding sequence ATGTCCTATCCATCCAGCCTAACCTTGGCGCGATCCTCCGGTTCCAGCGTGGCTCCCGCGGAAGTGGGGTCCGACCCGCGGCCTCCTGTCCACCACGACATCGAGTTGCAACCACTCCAGGTCGATAAAAGCCCGGAGGAGAAGTTCCGCGAGTTCCTCGCCATCCGCGGCGAAAAGTTGACGGCCCCCCGGCGCGCCTTGGTGCGTCACGTCTTCAACGCCCACAAACATTTCGACGCCGACGAACTCACCGCCGAACTTCAAGAACGCGGCGAGAAGGTGAGCCGCTCCACCGTCTACCGCACCTTGCGGCTCCTGGTGGAAGCCGGTCTCTTGCGGGAGTTGCGACTAACCAACCGCACCGCCTACGAACACGACTACGGCTATCCCTCCCACGACCATCTGCATTGTTCGGAGTGCGGGACCATCGTGGAGTTCTCCAACGAGGACATCCGCAACTTGCGCGAGGCGATCAGTCGTTCGCACGGCTTCCGCGCCTCCGGCCATAAGTTTATCATTACCGGCATCTGCGAAGCGTGCCGACGCTTGCGGAACAACCGACGGCGTCCCATCATTTGA
- a CDS encoding endonuclease V, producing MTDMTDPVTIPHPWNPTPAQARAWQTQLATRLRLQPLDPNWSTLAVADVSSDRGSPRLFATVLLLKRKSDGSFERLAEGYAEVRATFPYIAGLLSFREVPAILRAFDDLEARHGRSIRPDVILCDGQGLAHPRGLGLACHLGLWLDRPSVGVAKTRLVGQFEPVGPSPGDQSPLIHQGRPVGAVIRTRARAGPLFVSPGHLCDLDSATSLVWACCDGRRQPLPIRWAHEAVNRWRRAARINEPDASCPT from the coding sequence ATGACCGACATGACCGACCCGGTGACAATTCCTCACCCCTGGAATCCCACCCCTGCCCAGGCGCGGGCTTGGCAAACCCAACTGGCCACGCGGTTGCGGCTTCAGCCACTCGATCCCAATTGGTCCACCCTGGCGGTGGCCGACGTCTCCTCGGATCGAGGTTCCCCGCGCTTGTTCGCCACGGTGTTGCTACTGAAGCGAAAATCGGATGGTTCCTTTGAGCGGCTCGCCGAAGGCTATGCCGAAGTTCGGGCCACCTTCCCTTATATTGCGGGCCTGCTCTCGTTCCGCGAAGTTCCGGCGATCTTGCGAGCCTTTGACGACCTGGAGGCTCGCCACGGTCGTTCGATCCGGCCCGACGTGATCCTCTGTGACGGTCAGGGACTGGCCCACCCACGCGGCTTGGGCTTGGCTTGTCATTTGGGCCTGTGGCTCGATCGGCCCAGCGTCGGCGTGGCCAAAACTCGATTGGTCGGCCAATTCGAACCGGTGGGGCCATCCCCCGGCGACCAATCCCCGCTCATCCATCAAGGACGACCCGTCGGCGCGGTGATTCGCACCCGCGCTCGCGCGGGCCCGCTTTTCGTCTCGCCGGGCCACCTCTGCGACCTCGACTCCGCCACGAGCCTGGTCTGGGCGTGTTGCGACGGACGACGTCAACCTTTGCCAATCCGTTGGGCTCACGAGGCGGTCAACCGTTGGCGTCGCGCCGCCCGAATCAACGAACCCGACGCCTCCTGTCCAACATAG
- the glgA gene encoding glycogen synthase GlgA — translation MRIALLTSEAVPFAKTGGLADVAGALPNALNRLGQRATVILPCHRSAWKAGVPIRATGITAQVPVGTALVNADFLEAVVPDRDPSHPGTRFILIDQPAFFDRRSLYGEHGSDYRDNAERFLFFTRAALAAIQELDLKPDLIHCNDWQTGLVPVHLREPLGSSWSQVACLLTIHNMAYQGSFPASDFRLTGLPPWLFDYRGVEAYGRFNFLKAGLVFADAISTVSPTYAREIQTPEFGCGLDGLLRHRAGDLFGIVNGIDPAQWNPAIDPHLAQTYDRDTVLEGKAVCKAFLQRRASLPERPEVPLFGAVGRLDPQKGWDLLARVLPNFLAHHDVQLVVLGEGQPRYHELLDHLASDHPHKVRAFLEFSNALAHQIEAGVDFFLMPSLYEPCGLNQLYSMIYGAVPIVRATGGLADTVIDATPDALAQDQATGLVFRDATPEALAHALERALDLFHQPHLLHRLIRSAMSRDWSWDRSARDYVALYRRLAYRRRASRTASATMLDPPSRLA, via the coding sequence TTGAGGATCGCGCTGCTGACTTCCGAGGCGGTCCCATTCGCCAAGACCGGCGGCCTGGCCGATGTCGCGGGTGCACTGCCCAACGCGCTGAATCGCCTAGGGCAACGCGCCACGGTGATCCTGCCCTGTCATCGTTCGGCGTGGAAGGCGGGCGTGCCGATCCGGGCGACGGGAATCACGGCACAGGTTCCGGTGGGCACCGCGCTGGTCAACGCTGATTTCCTAGAAGCGGTCGTTCCTGACCGCGACCCCTCCCACCCCGGCACCCGCTTTATCCTGATCGACCAACCCGCCTTTTTCGATCGTCGCTCGCTCTACGGCGAACACGGCTCAGACTATCGGGACAACGCCGAGCGGTTCCTCTTTTTCACCCGAGCGGCGCTGGCAGCGATCCAAGAGTTGGATCTAAAGCCAGACCTGATTCATTGCAACGACTGGCAAACCGGGCTGGTGCCGGTCCATCTGCGGGAGCCGTTGGGGTCGTCATGGAGCCAGGTGGCCTGTCTGTTGACCATTCACAACATGGCGTATCAAGGGTCGTTTCCGGCCAGTGACTTCCGGTTGACCGGTCTGCCGCCTTGGTTATTCGATTATCGCGGCGTGGAGGCTTACGGTCGGTTCAACTTCCTTAAAGCTGGTCTGGTCTTCGCGGACGCCATTTCCACCGTTAGCCCCACCTACGCCCGCGAGATTCAAACCCCCGAGTTTGGTTGCGGCCTGGACGGCCTGCTCCGTCATCGCGCCGGCGACCTGTTCGGCATCGTCAACGGCATCGACCCGGCTCAGTGGAATCCAGCCATCGACCCTCACCTCGCCCAGACCTACGATCGCGACACCGTTCTCGAAGGCAAGGCGGTCTGCAAGGCGTTTTTGCAACGTCGCGCCTCCCTGCCCGAGCGGCCTGAGGTGCCACTCTTCGGCGCAGTGGGACGGCTCGACCCCCAAAAAGGTTGGGATTTGCTTGCCCGGGTCCTGCCCAACTTCCTGGCGCATCATGATGTGCAATTGGTCGTGTTGGGTGAAGGACAACCACGCTACCACGAATTGCTCGACCACCTGGCCTCCGACCATCCCCACAAGGTCCGCGCCTTCTTGGAGTTTTCCAACGCGCTGGCGCACCAGATCGAGGCGGGGGTGGATTTCTTTTTGATGCCGAGTCTTTACGAACCGTGCGGATTGAACCAACTCTACAGCATGATTTACGGTGCGGTGCCGATTGTCCGGGCTACCGGCGGTCTGGCCGACACGGTGATCGACGCCACCCCGGACGCTCTGGCCCAAGACCAGGCCACCGGCTTGGTGTTCCGCGACGCCACGCCCGAAGCGTTGGCTCACGCATTGGAACGAGCGTTGGACCTGTTCCACCAGCCTCACCTGCTCCATCGCCTCATCCGGTCGGCAATGAGTCGGGATTGGTCCTGGGATCGTTCAGCCCGCGATTACGTAGCGCTCTATCGTCGTTTGGCTTACCGTCGCCGAGCCAGCCGAACCGCATCCGCCACCATGCTCGACCCCCCTTCACGTCTTGCCTAA
- a CDS encoding sialate O-acetylesterase: MTTTQTAISARSKWSCWTRPTAWLLGLAFWTAAVAPRAEAEVSLASVFTDGMVLQQDRPVPVWGQAAPGSKITVSIQDQTAEAVADANGAFRAVLPPLKAGGPFTLTVEGDGALERHDVLVGEVWICSGQSNMQWSFKMLGDAETPARSSNPRIRLLTVPRRGAATPQTSFEGRWVACGPETLGDFSAVAYYFGRMLEKELQVPIGLISTNYGGTPAEAWTRPETLASYPELAYFAKNLDKRLADLEAAGKSLRNEPGVLYNAMIAPLVPYAIRGVIWYQGESNAGRAYEYRTLFPAMIHDWRAAWGQGDFPFLFVQLAPFKKIVESPQESDWAELREAQALTAKIVPQTAMAVITDAGDPNDIHPKKKQPVGERLAKAALGMTYGFDTPYTGPIYHSLTIKGNEAIVKFVGFAGGLVARDGPLTGFAVAGPDGVFVNAQARIEGDSVIATAPEVAHPVAVRFGWADYPVVNLFDEAGLPASPFRTDQAPGVTRKPR; this comes from the coding sequence ATGACGACAACCCAAACAGCCATCAGCGCGAGATCGAAGTGGAGCTGCTGGACGAGGCCAACGGCGTGGCTTCTTGGCCTGGCGTTTTGGACCGCGGCGGTTGCTCCCCGAGCCGAGGCCGAGGTGAGTCTGGCCTCGGTGTTCACCGACGGGATGGTGCTGCAACAAGACCGTCCGGTGCCGGTCTGGGGACAGGCCGCGCCGGGTTCCAAGATCACCGTGAGCATTCAGGACCAAACCGCTGAGGCGGTCGCCGACGCCAACGGCGCGTTTCGCGCGGTGCTGCCGCCTTTGAAGGCGGGTGGACCGTTTACCCTCACGGTCGAAGGGGATGGCGCGCTGGAACGCCATGACGTGTTGGTGGGCGAGGTCTGGATTTGTTCTGGGCAGTCGAACATGCAATGGTCGTTCAAGATGTTGGGCGACGCTGAGACCCCGGCTCGATCGAGCAATCCCCGCATTCGGTTGTTGACCGTTCCGCGCAGGGGGGCGGCGACACCTCAAACCAGCTTTGAAGGTCGTTGGGTGGCGTGCGGACCGGAAACTCTAGGCGATTTTTCGGCGGTGGCGTATTATTTCGGGCGGATGTTGGAGAAGGAGTTGCAGGTGCCCATTGGCCTGATCTCCACCAACTACGGCGGCACCCCCGCCGAGGCGTGGACCCGCCCCGAAACTCTGGCGAGCTACCCTGAACTGGCCTACTTCGCTAAGAACCTCGATAAGCGTCTCGCCGATCTTGAAGCAGCAGGCAAAAGCCTCAGAAACGAGCCGGGCGTGCTGTACAACGCCATGATCGCGCCCCTGGTGCCTTACGCCATCCGCGGGGTGATCTGGTATCAAGGCGAGTCCAACGCCGGGCGCGCTTATGAGTATCGCACGCTATTCCCGGCCATGATTCACGACTGGCGCGCGGCGTGGGGACAGGGAGATTTTCCGTTCCTGTTCGTTCAACTGGCTCCATTCAAAAAGATCGTCGAGTCGCCCCAGGAATCGGATTGGGCCGAATTGCGCGAAGCCCAAGCGTTGACGGCGAAGATCGTTCCCCAGACCGCGATGGCAGTCATCACCGACGCGGGCGATCCCAACGACATTCATCCCAAGAAGAAGCAGCCGGTGGGCGAGCGTCTGGCCAAAGCAGCGCTAGGGATGACCTATGGATTCGACACGCCGTACACCGGTCCGATTTACCACTCCTTGACGATCAAGGGCAATGAGGCGATCGTCAAGTTTGTGGGATTTGCCGGGGGTCTGGTGGCGCGGGACGGCCCTTTGACGGGGTTCGCCGTGGCTGGTCCCGACGGGGTCTTTGTCAACGCCCAGGCACGGATCGAGGGGGATTCGGTGATTGCCACCGCTCCCGAGGTAGCTCACCCAGTGGCGGTGCGCTTTGGCTGGGCCGATTATCCGGTCGTGAACCTGTTCGACGAGGCCGGCCTGCCCGCCTCGCCGTTCCGCACCGATCAAGCCCCCGGCGTGACCCGCAAGCCTCGCTGA
- a CDS encoding VWA domain-containing protein has product MQWLQPAWLVGVIPALVWPWIADWCLGAGRWAAPVASVTGIDRRALRAGKLAWVINRAARMVALGALALALAQPVRPETDPERFARVQSEGRALMVVLDRSSSMNAPVGPGDRGPSRFEAARIALAEFIAGRPNDVIGLVGFAALPDLAAVPSLDRDFLRAALLAQEIARPLEDGTNLGDALALAADALRDQDALSKVVVLVTDGRNSPALPNPLDPQVAAELLDDLGITLHILALGTEDPTELLETETTSRPATEPRTNLASLGSELERLAQRAGGQVFEITNPGALRAALAAIDRLETSRLEDRLPARRYPLRPALLIVALAALSVEALGGWCLGGRVAR; this is encoded by the coding sequence GTGCAATGGCTGCAACCGGCGTGGTTGGTGGGGGTGATTCCTGCTCTGGTTTGGCCGTGGATAGCCGATTGGTGTTTGGGCGCGGGGCGATGGGCGGCTCCAGTGGCGTCCGTGACGGGGATCGACCGTCGCGCCCTCCGCGCTGGCAAGCTGGCCTGGGTCATCAACCGTGCAGCTCGCATGGTGGCTCTGGGAGCGCTAGCGTTGGCGCTGGCCCAGCCAGTTCGACCTGAAACCGATCCCGAGCGTTTTGCCAGAGTCCAATCCGAAGGACGAGCCTTAATGGTGGTGCTCGACCGCAGTTCCAGCATGAACGCGCCGGTTGGGCCGGGTGACCGGGGACCGTCCCGTTTCGAGGCCGCGCGGATCGCTTTGGCCGAGTTCATCGCCGGGCGTCCCAACGACGTGATTGGACTAGTCGGGTTCGCCGCCCTGCCCGATCTGGCCGCGGTTCCTTCGCTGGACCGCGACTTCCTCCGGGCCGCTTTGCTCGCCCAGGAAATCGCCCGCCCTCTAGAGGACGGCACCAACTTGGGCGACGCGCTGGCCCTGGCCGCCGACGCTCTGCGCGACCAAGACGCCCTGAGCAAAGTGGTGGTGCTGGTCACCGACGGACGCAACTCCCCCGCCCTCCCCAACCCTCTCGATCCCCAGGTCGCCGCCGAGTTGCTGGATGACTTGGGAATCACCCTGCATATCCTGGCTCTCGGAACCGAAGACCCAACCGAACTCCTCGAGACCGAGACGACATCGCGTCCAGCAACGGAGCCTCGAACCAATCTTGCTTCTCTCGGAAGCGAACTGGAACGCTTGGCCCAACGCGCCGGGGGACAGGTCTTCGAGATCACCAACCCCGGTGCCCTCCGCGCTGCGCTGGCCGCCATCGACCGTTTGGAAACCTCCAGGCTGGAAGATCGCCTGCCCGCTCGCCGTTATCCCCTCCGTCCCGCCCTCCTTATCGTCGCGCTCGCGGCGCTGAGCGTTGAAGCGTTGGGTGGTTGGTGTCTGGGGGGACGAGTTGCGCGTTGA
- a CDS encoding phage tail tube protein — MSTSYTWGARSWLKATPEAEWGVFDPSASPIWLRLEGDRPLTLQPRAFVREIAAADARGETIDHVLARIEVTGTLTTPLYPDQAGALLSWGLSPLAVGEPATYRLPSMTLDVFDGHRARRFLGTRVQTFSLKTSAADPVVLTRLTLQAGRVDPVDLVVSEPSASVWPAGPPYGLHDLQGGLLLGSPLSRKGFNLVELVVENRIDPVFDEEIHAGDLLYCGRTVSLTLRQRDRGNEPAFDQTAHETQTRVAPAKLIFQRGGRSVEINLRSRCRITEIHVETPLHGSKTRVLQIRSDFDPVAGDSLGWIVI, encoded by the coding sequence ATGAGTACCTCATACACCTGGGGAGCGCGAAGTTGGCTCAAGGCCACACCGGAGGCCGAATGGGGGGTCTTCGATCCATCGGCCTCGCCGATCTGGCTACGTTTGGAGGGGGACCGCCCTTTGACCCTGCAACCACGCGCCTTTGTGCGAGAGATCGCCGCAGCCGACGCGCGTGGTGAAACCATCGATCATGTATTGGCGCGCATTGAAGTCACGGGCACATTAACCACTCCCTTGTATCCCGACCAAGCCGGGGCGTTGCTTTCCTGGGGACTTTCGCCGCTGGCCGTGGGGGAGCCGGCCACGTATCGGTTACCGTCCATGACGCTTGACGTGTTCGACGGTCACCGCGCCCGGCGATTTCTTGGAACGCGGGTCCAAACCTTTTCGCTCAAAACCAGCGCGGCCGATCCTGTGGTCTTGACGCGGCTGACCCTTCAAGCCGGTCGGGTCGATCCGGTCGATCTGGTGGTGTCCGAACCGTCCGCGTCGGTCTGGCCTGCCGGTCCGCCCTATGGGTTGCACGATCTTCAAGGCGGTCTGCTGCTGGGTTCGCCTCTTTCCCGCAAGGGGTTCAACCTGGTCGAACTGGTGGTGGAAAATCGCATCGACCCTGTGTTTGATGAGGAGATTCACGCCGGTGACCTGCTTTACTGTGGTCGGACCGTGAGCCTCACCCTCCGCCAACGCGATCGTGGCAATGAACCGGCGTTCGATCAGACCGCGCATGAAACCCAAACCCGCGTCGCGCCCGCCAAACTGATCTTCCAACGCGGAGGGCGTTCGGTCGAAATCAACCTGCGGAGCCGTTGCCGCATCACCGAGATCCACGTTGAAACCCCGCTTCACGGCTCCAAGACGCGCGTCCTTCAAATCCGCTCTGACTTCGACCCCGTCGCGGGCGATTCGCTGGGATGGATCGTCATCTGA
- a CDS encoding TlpA family protein disulfide reductase — MNVASVAPAIRRGPTGSVSVVPLPLAAGRGVGVGVSWRLIVVLAALCSGGCATSGIQRQYRLSQAGPPRTIALVGDRPLSITAGEPGRSIASTDRPNRFRLAGFPIGGGLRSNGREDLEREESGGSSARAETPRGGGFNLRRIGSSIEYGTPRGPVEVSGRVVSTTGRPVERVRVRVARLDDPDEPPRIIETDSQGRFTAKELTRDGEYSFVAELTTPEGRLTGRVVVLAPEPYVRIVLEESIDRPKGRSSSGSVASSGSDRASPSDRDSSVRTRRAADSDRSAVRIRAGSPDFEINSGPIRQDDNDNRTQGDWRDGTVRDEWNSITSRNRSRDQGWNRNGLDDDEGPNPLPPAIERPRGTTLAPADGFRDDALDSSGRTRENGGLRRFEAGENESDWRVESEWGLRVQAIDWNDLREPLRWSSRERRPRSDDSGRFEPWSDRPVPTIFDNPPPPRPLGMASGTRRLDMGDPFGRSNSSRDESGFGSPLDSMFDELEQSRTAAGSEGDRTTPGSSSEPPAPPTRWGDLDWSVHSTHRGGSQIRSSGSSSPAARSSGAVGRHPRVADRVASRDDHVAPASAWAPTPRRPFDLMLSDLDGHSIALESLVEERADYVLIDFFGTWCDPCRVTIPRLIEWDSRFAGRLSVVGVAYERGGLEESSAKVKRAAGLMGISYPLALGRSEGTPVGQPPRCPLARWFEVDRFPTLVLLDRWGRVVWKGQGGRSETLDELDRVLTTLMR, encoded by the coding sequence GTGAATGTCGCCTCCGTTGCCCCAGCGATCCGCCGTGGCCCGACCGGCTCGGTGTCGGTCGTCCCGTTGCCTCTGGCAGCGGGGCGCGGCGTGGGCGTGGGGGTGAGTTGGCGGCTGATCGTGGTGCTGGCGGCCCTTTGTTCGGGCGGTTGCGCCACCAGTGGAATTCAACGACAATATCGGTTGAGTCAGGCCGGTCCGCCGCGGACGATCGCGCTGGTGGGGGACCGGCCTTTGTCGATCACGGCGGGCGAGCCGGGCCGCTCGATCGCCTCGACCGACCGCCCTAATCGGTTTCGTCTGGCAGGCTTTCCCATTGGCGGCGGCCTGCGATCCAACGGGCGGGAGGATCTCGAACGAGAAGAGTCGGGTGGTTCCAGCGCGCGGGCGGAAACCCCGCGGGGCGGCGGGTTCAATCTGCGGCGGATCGGCTCGTCGATCGAATACGGCACACCGCGCGGTCCGGTGGAGGTGTCTGGTCGGGTCGTTTCGACGACGGGCCGGCCGGTAGAGCGGGTGCGGGTGCGGGTGGCGCGGCTCGACGATCCCGACGAACCGCCGCGAATCATCGAGACCGACTCCCAGGGACGGTTCACCGCCAAGGAACTGACCCGCGACGGCGAATATTCCTTCGTGGCGGAGTTGACCACGCCGGAAGGTCGTCTCACCGGACGGGTGGTGGTCCTGGCTCCCGAACCTTATGTAAGGATCGTGTTGGAGGAGTCGATTGACCGTCCCAAGGGTCGCTCGTCCTCTGGATCGGTTGCGTCTTCAGGGTCCGACCGCGCGAGCCCGAGCGACCGTGATTCATCGGTTCGGACGCGGCGCGCCGCGGATTCCGATCGGTCGGCGGTTCGAATTCGGGCGGGGAGTCCCGATTTCGAGATCAATTCAGGGCCAATCCGTCAGGACGACAACGACAACCGCACGCAAGGGGATTGGCGCGACGGGACGGTTCGGGACGAGTGGAACTCCATCACCTCTCGGAATCGGTCCCGCGATCAAGGTTGGAACAGGAACGGATTGGACGACGACGAGGGGCCGAACCCGTTGCCTCCGGCGATCGAGCGACCGCGTGGAACCACGCTGGCTCCCGCCGACGGGTTCCGCGACGACGCGCTGGATTCGAGCGGTCGGACTCGGGAGAACGGCGGCTTGCGCCGATTCGAAGCCGGTGAGAACGAATCGGATTGGCGGGTGGAATCAGAGTGGGGATTGAGAGTGCAAGCGATCGATTGGAACGACCTGCGCGAGCCATTGCGATGGTCGAGTCGGGAACGTCGGCCTCGTTCCGATGATTCGGGTCGGTTCGAACCCTGGTCCGATCGGCCCGTACCCACCATTTTCGACAACCCGCCGCCGCCACGTCCTCTGGGCATGGCGTCGGGTACGAGGCGGTTGGACATGGGCGATCCATTCGGACGCTCGAATTCCAGTAGGGATGAATCCGGGTTCGGGTCGCCGTTGGATTCAATGTTCGACGAGTTGGAACAATCGCGGACGGCAGCGGGTTCGGAAGGCGATCGAACCACGCCGGGTTCGTCGAGCGAACCCCCCGCGCCGCCAACCCGCTGGGGCGACCTCGATTGGTCGGTGCATTCAACTCATCGTGGCGGCTCCCAGATTCGTTCGTCCGGTTCGTCGTCGCCCGCGGCTCGTTCTTCGGGAGCCGTTGGTCGCCACCCTCGGGTGGCGGATCGCGTCGCGTCTCGGGATGATCACGTGGCTCCGGCATCCGCTTGGGCTCCAACGCCCCGGCGACCCTTCGACCTGATGTTGAGCGACCTCGACGGTCATTCGATTGCGCTTGAGAGTTTGGTGGAAGAAAGGGCGGATTACGTGCTCATCGACTTCTTTGGAACCTGGTGCGATCCCTGTCGGGTTACGATTCCGCGCCTCATTGAATGGGATTCGCGGTTCGCTGGTCGTCTGAGCGTGGTGGGCGTGGCTTACGAGCGGGGAGGATTGGAGGAGTCTTCGGCCAAGGTCAAGCGGGCGGCCGGTCTGATGGGGATCAGCTACCCTCTGGCGTTGGGTCGAAGCGAGGGGACACCAGTGGGACAGCCTCCGCGATGTCCTCTGGCGCGTTGGTTCGAAGTGGATCGTTTCCCGACCCTGGTGTTGCTGGATCGTTGGGGTCGGGTGGTTTGGAAAGGGCAAGGAGGCCGTTCGGAGACCCTCGACGAACTCGACCGCGTGTTGACGACCTTGATGAGATGA